The Halomonas elongata DSM 2581 DNA segment GCTCCAGGGCCCGGCACAGGCCAGGCCAATCGAACTGCTCGGACGGCTGGAGGTAGTTCACGCCGATACCGCCCCCCACATTGAGCTGGATCACCTGCTCGGGATGACGGGCCAGCGCTCGCCACCGGGGCCAGCGCTCCAGATAGGACGCCAGGAGCCGCTGGTGCCGCCGCTCGCATTTCTGGTGCGACATGGCATGCACGTGGAAGCCGACGAGCGCCAGGTTCGGAGCGTCATCCACCGCCCGCACGGCGTCGGCCAACTGGGCCTCATCGATACCGAAAGGCGTGGCGGTGCCGGCCATTCTCAGACGACTGGAGAGATCCTCGGGAAGCGAGGGGTTGATGCGCACGAGCACGGGCTGCACGCGATCCAGGGATGCCGCGATCGTCTGCAGCCGAGCCACTTCGCCGAGACTTTCGACATGAAAGGCCTCGACCCCTCGCGTCATGGCCGCACGCATGTCGGAATCGAGCTTGCCCGGTCCGGAGAGCACCCAGGGGCGCGGCGTCGAACAGGCGCAGGCACGTTCGATCTCGCCGCCGGACGACAGCTCGAGCCCATCCACCACAGGCGCCAGCGTATCGATGATGGCCGCCTCGCTGTTGGCCTTGATCGCATAGTAAAGCTCGACGCCCGGCGGCAATGCCGCCTTCATGGCGCTTCCCTGCGCCGCAAGCGCCGGCAGGTCATAGAAGAACGCCGCCATGGGATCGTGGCACGCCTGCCGATACGCCTCGATGGCGTCGCGGATGTGTTCGGGGATCCCGAAGTGCTCAGCCATAGGCCACCTCCCTGTCCACCGCCCGGGCGACCTGCCAGGGGCTGGGCAATGCCACGTACTGGGCCTGCCGGTCCGCCTGTGCCATGAGCCTCAACTTGAAGTTGGTCTTGCAGGGCAAGTCCCCTCCCGCCAGCAACGCATCCAGCTCGGGAGTCGGCATCTCCAGGGTCTGCCGAACGCGCCGCAACTCGTCCAGGGTGTCCTGCCATAGCGCATCGCCCAGGTCGGGGCGCTGCCAGCTCAGCGCCAGGATCGCCTCGGCGACATGATTGACGAGCAGGCAATAGGCGATACGGTTCCACCCCTGCTCGCGGCGGTAGGTCATCGATTTCCTGACGCGGGGATGCAGTGACTCCCCCGCGAGCCAGTCCACGCCCTTGTCGTCGGTCAGTTTGACCCCTTCGAAGTCACGCAGCAGCATCTTCCGGGGCATGCCCTCGTCGTGGATCAGCACGCAATTCTGCAAATGGGGCTCCATGACGATGCCATGGCGGAAGAACAGTCCCATGACCGGCGCCACCAGCGTGCGCAGATAGGCCTGGAACCACTGTCGAACCCGGTGTTCCGACGGCAGTGCACGATCTCCATCACTGGGCGTCGTACCCTCGATGAAGGGCAGTACCATGGGAACCAACTGAGTATCACGGGCGAACAGCGTCGCGCTGAGCAGGCAGCGGTCGGGCGAGAACCGCTGACAGAAGTTCTCCCGCAGGATCATGCCGGTCTGCTCCCGGAACCAGCGCTTCAGGTCATCGTCACCCTCGGTTGGCGCCCAGTGCACCGTCGCCGGTTCCTGTGCCACGCACAACGCCTCCAGTACCGAATCCTTCTTCTGGGCGAGCCGATGCATGATGCGGTCGATGACCAGCGTACTTTCCAGCTCGTACCAGGCGTTCTTGCGCACGCAATTGGTGATGCGCACATTGAGTGATCCCTTGAGGAACCAGGGATGACCCTCGATGTACCAGGTACGCATGGAAGCGGTGGGCACGGCAGGCCAGCCGCTCTGCCCGAGATCGCCGATGATGCCTTCCCGAATCATCTCCGCCACCCGGGCATCCCGCCGGAAGAGGTCGGCCTGCACCGGGTGCATGCTGAGCACCCCTCGCTCGTCACCCTCGGCATGGGTCTGGTCCGCCACGTTCGACAGCACATCCAGGTCACTCAACCGATTGGCCTGGACGCTCAGCCCCTCCATCGGAAAGGAAAACTGGTGCAGGGCCGTCGTGGCACTGAATTCCGGGGCATAGGCGGGTCTGTCCTGCAACAGATGGGGCGGCCATTGCCTGGCCTTGGGCGTGGGATGGTTGGGATGGCCAAACCATAGTCCCTGCTCACTGCAACGATAATCCGTCAATGGATGAAGTCTGGGCTGCTCGACGGCATGCGTGACGATCGCCGTCATGATGTCCTGGCTTTGCACGACCTGATCGCACAGCTCCCGATTGAGCGTCCCGTCATGCCACTGGCAGTGCTCCAGCAGTGAGGAGATCAACTCCGCCATCCCGGGGGCATGCCAACCGGCAGCTCCCGCTTCCCGAAGATAGGTGTCGGAGAGGTAGAAGTGGCTCCCGATCACCGAACGCCGGTCCACCATCACGAACAGCGACAAGGATGCCGACCATTCGATCAGCAGAGGCGTGCCATGCAGGTGCTCCGGCAGGCCCTCCCGTCGGTCCGGCCATCGATAGGTCATGGCGTCATGAGGAATCGCCACTTCCTTGATAATGCAATTCAGCAACGCATGTGTGGATGCATGTCGGCTCGTCTCGCCAGGCAGGCGAGAGAAACGGGCATAGCTCATATGGCCTCCGCAAGAATGCCGTCCTTTAAAAAAACCACCTGCCTTGCCGTCTGCCGTGCCGGCAGCGGAAGCCCCGCCCTCTCTTCGTCGGGATGCTCCGCCACCAGCCTCCGGCACCCGCTGGCAGGTCAGTCAGCGCGTCCCTCGCTAGCCACGTTGCGAAGTTGTCTTGGAATGGTTGTGCTTGTTTTGTGTCGATCGAATCAGTGAGAGCCACCGCTTCCCTGACACAAGGAGGCTCCCGGCGCCTTAGCGTCGCGAATGAGAACAATTAATATAATCGTTCAGGAAAACAGTGTCCATGAGGCCCGAACGTTCCGTTCGCTATATGCTGACACCACATCATGCAGGAAGGGTCGGGCAAGCAAGCCCGATTCATTGAAAATGAGAACTTTTTGTCTTACGGTCTTGTCCCCGCTACCACACCGACGAGTCGCCCCATGCCCTCGATCCCTGCCAAGCCACCGCGACTGACGGGCGAAGCCCTGTGTGCCGGCTACGATTCCCGGCGCGTGCTGGACGGTGTCGATCTGACGGTGGCCGAGGGCAAGCTGACGATATTGCTCGGCCCGAACGGCAGCGGGAAGTCGACGCTGCTGAAGACACTGGCGCGCACCCTGACGCCCAGCGCCGGTCGTGTGTACCTCGATGGCCAGGACATCCATCGCCGCAACACGCGGGAGGTGGCCCAGCGCCTGGGCATCCTGCCGCAAGGCCCCTCCGCACCGGAGGGGCTGACGGTCAGGCAACTGGTCGGCATGGGCCGCTTCCCCCACCGGCGGCTCTGGCGACAGGATGCCGAGCGCGATGCCCGCGCCATTCGCGAGGCCATGGCCCATGCCGACGTCACCGAGTTCGCCGAGCGCAGCGTCGACGCGCTCTCCGGCGGCCAGCGCCAGCGTTGCTGGATCGCCATGGTACTGGCCCAGGAGACGGACCTGATCCTGCTCGACGAGCCCACCACCTTTCTCGATCTCAAGGTGCAGGTGGACCTGCTGGAACTGCTCTCGCGCCTGGCCCACGAGCACGGCCGAACCCTGCTGGTGGTGCTGCACGACCTCAACCTGGCCGCCGCCTACGCCGACACCCTGGTGATGATGCGCGACGGCGCCATTCTCCGGCAGGGCGCCCCTAGGGACGTTTTCACCGCCGCCAATCTCAAGGCGGTCTTCGATCTCGATGCCAACGTCATCCGCGATCCACACTCCCGCCGCTTGGTGTGCGTGCCCACGCCGGGCGTGCACGCAGCCGCGACGTCCTCGCCGGCCATTGAAGGGGTCGCGCCATGAACCAACGCTTCTGCGCCGTGGAAAGCCGCGCCATCGACGACCCGCTGGTCGGCAGCGGCGCCCATCTCGAACGCAACCTGCTGCTAAGTTGGCCGCGCCCCAAGTGGCAACGCAACCTGCGTCAGGCCAGCGACATGCCCGAGGCCCTCTTGGCGGCCCTGCACGCCCTCCCCGACGAGGGGCGGCGCGTCAATCTGATCCACCGGCGGGAGCAGCCCGAACGACACCATCGCGTCTTCCTGATGCCGGAACGCCAGGCCTTCGATGTTCCCCGCGAGGCGCTGGTCGACTTCATCGCGGCGCTGCGACGCGGCGACGACCTGACCGCCTGGCGACCCGAGCCGGTCGACCGTTCCCTGGTGCTCTGCTGCACTCACGGCAAGAAGGACAAGTGCTGCGCCAAGTTCGGTTTCGCCACCTACAAGGCCATGGCCGAGGCGGTGCGCCACCACGACCTGCCCTTCGATGTCTGGGAAAGCACCCACCTGGGCGGCTGTCGGCTGGCGGCCAGCGCCCTGGTGCTGCCGCAGTTGCGCAAGTATGGACGTATCGGCGACGACGACATCCTGCCGCTGCTGGAAAGCGAGGCCAGGGGGCGTCCTTATCTGCCCTGCTATCGCGGCGACTCGCGCCTGACGCCGCGACGCCAGTGCGCCCAGGTCGCCGCCCTGGAATGGCTGTCGGCCCAGGGTCTGGAAGCGGACATCGAGGTCGACGACGCCGAAGAAACCGACGCCCCCCATCATGAGGTGGCGGTGAAATGGCAGGCTGCACACCGGCAAGGCTGGCTGACCGTCACCTGCCACGCCCTCGAGCTGCTGCGCTACGACACCTGTTCCGACCTGGCGGATGGCCCCTCGCCGAGCCGGGTATGGCGTGCCGTCGAGGTCCGCGAGAGCACCCCGACCCCGGCGTGATCCGGATGGCGGCTCAAGGAGCCGTCGTGGTCAGCGATCCGGTGCCGTTGCGCGTCGGTTCGAGAATTTCCCGGGCCATCTCGCGGCCCGCAGCGGTGAGCATGAGCGTCTCGCCCCGGCGTTCGATCAGGCCTTCGGCACAACTGCGCTCGACCACCCGATTCGCCTTGGCGACATCCCACAGCAGGTGCTCACTCAGCGCCCGGGTGACATTCTCCACCCACTGCTCCGGGCCGTCCTCATGATTGTAGAGATGCACCGCCAGGGTGCGGATCTCGTTGACCCGACGCTGGCCGCGCCGCCGCAGCACCTGGGCGACCATGCCGTAGCGCGGCCCGACCAGGAAGGCCAGCAGCAAGAAGACGCCTGTCATCACCGCCATCATGCCGCCGATGGAAACGTTCCAGGCCACGGCCAGGAAGTAGCCCGAGACACTGGAGGCGATCGAGACCAGGGCGCCATGGATGAACATCATCCACAGACGGTCCGTGAGCAGATAGGCCGTCGAGGGCGGCACGATGACGAAGGCCACGAAGAGCACCGCCCCTACCGCGTCGAAGGCGGCCACGGCAGTGCCGCTGGTCAACAGCAGCAACAGGTAGAACAGCACGCCGGGAGCCAGCCCCAACGCCTTGGCCAGGGCCTCGTCGAAGGTGGCGAGCTTGAGTTCCTTGTAGAAAAGCGTGACGAAGGCACCGTTGATCAGCGTCATGGCACCCATCCACACCAGCGACTGGGGCACCCGGTAGTCGCCGATCGTCAGGGTATCGAGCCACACGAAGCCGATCTCGCCGAGCAGCACCGTGTGAGTGTCGATATGCACGTCCCGTGCGTACAGGTTGAGCAGCAACACCCCCGCCGAGAACAGCACCGGAAACACCAGGCCGATGGCGGCGTCCTTCTTGACTCGCCGCGTGCTGACCAGCAGCTCGGTGAGAAAGACGGTGAGCAGTCCCGTCAGGGCGGCGCCGACGATCTGCACCGGCCCGCTCTGCTGGTGGGTCAGCAGCCAGACGACGACGATGCCGAAGACGATGGAGTGGCCGATGGCATCGGACAGCATGCTGACGCCACGCAGCACCAGGAAGGTACCCACCAGCGAAGAGGCGATGCCGACCAGGGAGCCGACCAGCATGATCATCAAGGGGGCGTTGTCGAACAATGATGCCAGCATCAGAATTCCTCCCGACCCAGGGAGTCGAGGATGCGCTTGGCTTCTTCATGGCCCCTTGCCGTCAACACCCAGTGCTTGGCCCCGCCGGGCTCGTCGGGTGGTGCCGATCGCCACTCGACCAGGCCGCGCTTCTGCAACTGACGCAGCGCCGTCCGGGTACGATGCCCATGGTAGGTATCCAGCATGCCCTGTTCGGAACGGAACACCGGGTCGGCGTGATGCATGGCGAGGCGATAGAGCGTGGTCAGCACCTGCTGGTAGCGCAGTCGGCGCCGACCGCGCCACAGTCGCACGCCTTCCCAGACGAACCCGCGCCCCGGCGCCAGCAGCAACGACACCATCACCACGCTGGACACGCTGAGAATGATCAGGGGGCCGGTGGCCAGCCCGCGCGACAAGGCACTCAGCACGGCGCCGAATACCCCGCCCGACACACCGATCACGGCGGCAAGCATCACCATGCCCTCGAGTCGCCGGCTCCACTGCCGTGCCGCCACCGCCGGGGCGATGATCATCGCCGCCATCAGCACCACACCGACCATCTGCAAGCCGACCACCACGGCCAGGGCGATCATCACCGTGAGTACCACCTCGAGCCACATCACCGGCATGCCGAGCGAGGCGGCGAACTCGGGATCGAAGGACACCAGCTTGAATTCCTTCCACAGTGCGCTCACCAGCACCAGGGCCACCAGCGTGATGCCGCCCATGATCCACAGGTCGCTGCGCAGCGTCGCCGCGGCCTGGCCGAACAGGAAGGCGTCGAGACCACCCTGGGCGGCATTGTTCATGTTCTGGATATGGGTCAGCAGCACGACCCCCAGGGCGAAGGAGGTGCTCAGGGTGATGCCCAGCCCGGCATCGGTCTTGAGCCGGCTGTTTCGCGTCAGCAGCAGCATCACCAGGGCGGCCAGTGCGCCGGTGGTCAGCGCGCCCAGCAGGATAATGCCCATCTCCCGGGCACCGGCGATGATGAAGCCAATGCACACGCCGGGCAGAGCCGCATGGGACATGGTGTCGCCGAGCAGGCTCTGCTTGCGCAGCACGGCGAAACTGCCCAGCACGCCGCTGATCAGCCCCAGCAGCGCCGCGCCGATGGCCACGTTGCGAATGGTGTAGTCGTGCAACAGTTCGAGCGGCGACATCGTTACGTCTCCGCGGTCTTGTCGGCAGGCATGAAGGCCGCCTCGTCGAGCAGGGCGATCTGCCCGCCGTAGGCGCGGCGCAGATTCTCGGCCGTGTAGACGTCTTCCACATGCCCCTGGGCGATGACCCGGATATTGAGGATCAGCAGCCAATCGAAATAACTGCGTACCGTCTGCAGGTCATGGTGGACGACGATCACCGTCTTGCCGTCGTCGCGCAGGCGACGAAGGATATCCACGATGGCCCGTTCGGTGGTGGCATCGACCCCTGCCATGGGTTCGTCGAGGAAATAGACATCGGCCTGCTGCACCAGGGCCCGGGCCAGGAAGACCCGTTGCTGCTGCCCGCCCGAAAGCTGGCTGATCTGGCGATCGGCGAAGTCCTGCATGCCGACCATCTCCAGTGCCTGCATGGCTTCCCGACGCTCGCCCCGGCCCGGTCGCTTGAGCCAGCCGAGCCGGCCATATAACCCCATGGTGACCACATCCAGAGCGGTGGTCGGAAAATCCCAGTCGACACTGGAGCGTTGCGGCACATAGCCCACCCGCCGGCGACGCGACCGGTAGGGCCGGCCGAACAGGGTGACATGGCCCGCCACCGCAGGCACCAGGCCCAGCACGCTCTTGATCAGGGTACTCTTGCCGGCGCCGTTCGGGCCGACGATGGCCGCCATCACACCGGGCGGCACGTCGAAGTCGATGTCCCACAGCACCGGCTTGCTGTGGTAGCTGACGGTCAGATCCTCGACGTGCAGGGCCAGATCCGGTTCATGCAGCGGCGTTATCATGGGCGAAGCGGACTCTCGTATAACAGTGGTAATGTCGGGGAAGCGCCGAAGGCCTCATGAGGAGGCGATGTCCCAGCGCGCGGCCCAGTCGTCGAGGGCCTCGGGCAGTGCCGGCGTCTCGCCGCCGAGTGCCTCGACGATGTGCTGGGTATTACGATACAGCATGCCGATGTAGGTGCCATCGGCGGTGCCCGCTTCGCCCATGGCATCCGAATAGAGTTGCCCGCCGACGGACACCTCCTGCCCCTTCTCGCGCGCAGCTTCGATGACGGCCTGCACGGTTCGGGGATTGATGGTGCTTTCGACGAACACCGCCGGCACGTCGCGATCCACGACCACCTGCGCCATCTCGCGGATGTCCGCCACGCCGGTCTCGGTCTCGGTACTGATGCCCTGGATACCGGCTACCTCGATGCCGTAGGCACGCCCGAAATAGTTGAAGGCATCATGCGCGGT contains these protein-coding regions:
- a CDS encoding type III PLP-dependent enzyme codes for the protein MAEHFGIPEHIRDAIEAYRQACHDPMAAFFYDLPALAAQGSAMKAALPPGVELYYAIKANSEAAIIDTLAPVVDGLELSSGGEIERACACSTPRPWVLSGPGKLDSDMRAAMTRGVEAFHVESLGEVARLQTIAASLDRVQPVLVRINPSLPEDLSSRLRMAGTATPFGIDEAQLADAVRAVDDAPNLALVGFHVHAMSHQKCERRHQRLLASYLERWPRWRALARHPEQVIQLNVGGGIGVNYLQPSEQFDWPGLCRALEQRLAAMHEPPLVRFEIGRFLSAFCGYYAIEVIDTKVSHGEGFLVCRGGTHQFRLPAAQGHDHPVIHLPRTPRRALGGESRPWTVVGQLCTPKDVLSRRQELQGVEAGDLLVLPLAGAYGYNISHADFLCHPRPDQVFVRESRESSVPETGGHRRAEPVD
- a CDS encoding IucA/IucC family protein; translated protein: MSYARFSRLPGETSRHASTHALLNCIIKEVAIPHDAMTYRWPDRREGLPEHLHGTPLLIEWSASLSLFVMVDRRSVIGSHFYLSDTYLREAGAAGWHAPGMAELISSLLEHCQWHDGTLNRELCDQVVQSQDIMTAIVTHAVEQPRLHPLTDYRCSEQGLWFGHPNHPTPKARQWPPHLLQDRPAYAPEFSATTALHQFSFPMEGLSVQANRLSDLDVLSNVADQTHAEGDERGVLSMHPVQADLFRRDARVAEMIREGIIGDLGQSGWPAVPTASMRTWYIEGHPWFLKGSLNVRITNCVRKNAWYELESTLVIDRIMHRLAQKKDSVLEALCVAQEPATVHWAPTEGDDDLKRWFREQTGMILRENFCQRFSPDRCLLSATLFARDTQLVPMVLPFIEGTTPSDGDRALPSEHRVRQWFQAYLRTLVAPVMGLFFRHGIVMEPHLQNCVLIHDEGMPRKMLLRDFEGVKLTDDKGVDWLAGESLHPRVRKSMTYRREQGWNRIAYCLLVNHVAEAILALSWQRPDLGDALWQDTLDELRRVRQTLEMPTPELDALLAGGDLPCKTNFKLRLMAQADRQAQYVALPSPWQVARAVDREVAYG
- a CDS encoding ABC transporter ATP-binding protein, coding for MPSIPAKPPRLTGEALCAGYDSRRVLDGVDLTVAEGKLTILLGPNGSGKSTLLKTLARTLTPSAGRVYLDGQDIHRRNTREVAQRLGILPQGPSAPEGLTVRQLVGMGRFPHRRLWRQDAERDARAIREAMAHADVTEFAERSVDALSGGQRQRCWIAMVLAQETDLILLDEPTTFLDLKVQVDLLELLSRLAHEHGRTLLVVLHDLNLAAAYADTLVMMRDGAILRQGAPRDVFTAANLKAVFDLDANVIRDPHSRRLVCVPTPGVHAAATSSPAIEGVAP
- a CDS encoding sucrase ferredoxin — encoded protein: MNQRFCAVESRAIDDPLVGSGAHLERNLLLSWPRPKWQRNLRQASDMPEALLAALHALPDEGRRVNLIHRREQPERHHRVFLMPERQAFDVPREALVDFIAALRRGDDLTAWRPEPVDRSLVLCCTHGKKDKCCAKFGFATYKAMAEAVRHHDLPFDVWESTHLGGCRLAASALVLPQLRKYGRIGDDDILPLLESEARGRPYLPCYRGDSRLTPRRQCAQVAALEWLSAQGLEADIEVDDAEETDAPHHEVAVKWQAAHRQGWLTVTCHALELLRYDTCSDLADGPSPSRVWRAVEVRESTPTPA
- a CDS encoding metal ABC transporter permease; its protein translation is MLASLFDNAPLMIMLVGSLVGIASSLVGTFLVLRGVSMLSDAIGHSIVFGIVVVWLLTHQQSGPVQIVGAALTGLLTVFLTELLVSTRRVKKDAAIGLVFPVLFSAGVLLLNLYARDVHIDTHTVLLGEIGFVWLDTLTIGDYRVPQSLVWMGAMTLINGAFVTLFYKELKLATFDEALAKALGLAPGVLFYLLLLLTSGTAVAAFDAVGAVLFVAFVIVPPSTAYLLTDRLWMMFIHGALVSIASSVSGYFLAVAWNVSIGGMMAVMTGVFLLLAFLVGPRYGMVAQVLRRRGQRRVNEIRTLAVHLYNHEDGPEQWVENVTRALSEHLLWDVAKANRVVERSCAEGLIERRGETLMLTAAGREMAREILEPTRNGTGSLTTTAP
- a CDS encoding metal ABC transporter permease — protein: MSPLELLHDYTIRNVAIGAALLGLISGVLGSFAVLRKQSLLGDTMSHAALPGVCIGFIIAGAREMGIILLGALTTGALAALVMLLLTRNSRLKTDAGLGITLSTSFALGVVLLTHIQNMNNAAQGGLDAFLFGQAAATLRSDLWIMGGITLVALVLVSALWKEFKLVSFDPEFAASLGMPVMWLEVVLTVMIALAVVVGLQMVGVVLMAAMIIAPAVAARQWSRRLEGMVMLAAVIGVSGGVFGAVLSALSRGLATGPLIILSVSSVVMVSLLLAPGRGFVWEGVRLWRGRRRLRYQQVLTTLYRLAMHHADPVFRSEQGMLDTYHGHRTRTALRQLQKRGLVEWRSAPPDEPGGAKHWVLTARGHEEAKRILDSLGREEF
- a CDS encoding metal ABC transporter ATP-binding protein codes for the protein MITPLHEPDLALHVEDLTVSYHSKPVLWDIDFDVPPGVMAAIVGPNGAGKSTLIKSVLGLVPAVAGHVTLFGRPYRSRRRRVGYVPQRSSVDWDFPTTALDVVTMGLYGRLGWLKRPGRGERREAMQALEMVGMQDFADRQISQLSGGQQQRVFLARALVQQADVYFLDEPMAGVDATTERAIVDILRRLRDDGKTVIVVHHDLQTVRSYFDWLLILNIRVIAQGHVEDVYTAENLRRAYGGQIALLDEAAFMPADKTAET